Proteins from a single region of Crassaminicella profunda:
- a CDS encoding ABC-2 transporter permease — protein MFHLIMKDIRIQKKSFLFAIFYPIFAVSAFGAPDFSESIYIMMGVALTYIFALTAVTYDEKNKSEIFLLSLPIKKQHIIISKYLSIFVFCFISIVISGTIGAILNITGIFTSLRLINFIDIIAIFISMYLLMAIYYPLYFKFGTTYLKLVNIAFFMLVFFAPSTILKFLLENKDMPLIMDLINFINHTTPWQISLLIIFIVMLILILSFLVSLKIYKNKDF, from the coding sequence ATGTTTCACTTAATTATGAAAGATATACGTATACAAAAGAAAAGCTTTTTATTTGCTATTTTTTATCCCATATTTGCTGTTTCTGCATTCGGTGCCCCTGATTTTTCAGAATCTATATATATTATGATGGGGGTAGCCCTTACATATATATTTGCTTTAACAGCAGTAACCTACGATGAAAAAAATAAAAGTGAAATATTTTTATTAAGTTTACCTATTAAAAAGCAACATATTATTATTTCTAAATATTTATCTATATTTGTCTTTTGTTTCATAAGTATCGTGATTTCAGGAACTATAGGTGCAATTCTCAATATAACTGGAATTTTTACTAGTTTACGATTGATCAATTTTATAGATATCATCGCCATATTTATTAGCATGTATCTATTGATGGCTATTTATTACCCTCTTTATTTCAAGTTTGGTACTACTTATCTAAAATTAGTAAATATAGCTTTTTTTATGCTTGTTTTCTTTGCTCCTAGCACAATATTAAAGTTTTTACTTGAAAATAAGGATATGCCTCTTATTATGGATTTGATCAACTTTATCAACCATACAACACCTTGGCAAATTAGTCTATTAATTATTTTTATAGTGATGCTCATATTAATACTTTCTTTCTTGGTTTCTCTTAAGATCTATAAAAATAAGGATTTCTAA
- a CDS encoding ABC transporter ATP-binding protein, translating into MENILTLENVNKSFKDFHLKNIDFHLQKGYIMGFIGPNGAGKTTTIKLIMNLMKRDSGTIEIFGLDNIKNEQSIKNRIGFVYDENYFYDDINLLEMKKIIAPFYSKWDDKIFNYYINRFNLPLKKKIKHLSKGMKMKYSLAIALSHHAEFIIMDEPTSGLDPIFRSELLEILSDLLQDEHKGILFSTHITTDLDKIADYITFINNGEIVFSKGKDDLLEKYAIIKGPKEMMDSPIKKEFVGIKQNNFGFEGLTKDIKKARQIFKDSVVIEKPSLEDIMLYTIRGNL; encoded by the coding sequence ATGGAAAATATCTTAACACTAGAAAATGTCAACAAATCTTTTAAAGATTTTCATTTGAAAAATATTGATTTTCATTTACAAAAAGGCTATATTATGGGATTCATTGGTCCAAATGGCGCTGGAAAAACTACTACCATTAAACTTATTATGAATCTTATGAAAAGAGACAGCGGCACTATAGAAATTTTTGGACTTGATAATATTAAGAATGAACAAAGCATAAAAAATAGAATAGGATTTGTTTATGATGAAAATTACTTTTATGATGATATCAATCTATTGGAAATGAAAAAAATCATTGCTCCTTTTTATTCAAAATGGGATGATAAAATTTTCAACTATTATATAAATCGCTTTAATCTCCCTTTAAAAAAGAAAATCAAACATCTTTCAAAGGGAATGAAAATGAAGTATTCACTGGCAATTGCTCTGTCTCATCATGCAGAATTTATCATTATGGATGAACCTACTTCAGGTCTTGATCCTATTTTTCGAAGTGAACTTTTAGAAATATTATCCGATCTTTTACAAGATGAACATAAGGGGATTCTCTTTTCAACTCATATTACAACAGATCTAGATAAAATTGCAGACTATATTACCTTCATTAACAATGGAGAGATTGTTTTTAGTAAGGGAAAAGATGATTTACTTGAAAAATACGCTATCATTAAGGGCCCTAAAGAAATGATGGATAGCCCTATAAAGAAAGAATTTGTTGGCATAAAACAAAATAATTTTGGCTTTGAAGGTTTAACCAAAGATATAAAAAAAGCACGTCAAATCTTCAAAGATTCAGTTGTTATTGAAAAACCTTCTTTAGAAGATATTATGCTTTATACGATAAGGGGGAATTTATAA
- a CDS encoding DUF4446 family protein, with protein MEAIFNIIKENLEIIIFYSASISLLLLVIICIQGARLSKLKKKYETLSNNREGKNIEEIIQEYYQKIDNLDIRMNQMDALVERIQEKLLYSIQKVGLVQYNAFDDVGGSLSFSIALLDEQNNGFILTSIYSRSNSVIYGKTIKSGKSAHTLSAEEMQALDRAKNKSLDEYTKIAL; from the coding sequence GTGGAGGCTATCTTTAATATTATTAAAGAAAATTTAGAAATTATTATTTTTTATAGTGCTAGTATTAGCCTGTTATTATTAGTGATCATATGTATACAAGGTGCTAGGTTGTCAAAGTTGAAGAAAAAATATGAAACTTTATCAAATAATAGGGAAGGAAAAAATATAGAAGAAATTATTCAAGAATACTATCAAAAAATAGATAACTTAGATATTCGAATGAATCAAATGGATGCTCTTGTAGAGAGAATACAAGAAAAGCTTCTTTATAGTATCCAAAAGGTAGGATTGGTGCAATATAATGCATTTGATGATGTTGGGGGAAGCTTAAGTTTTTCTATTGCATTATTAGATGAACAAAATAATGGATTTATTCTTACAAGTATATATAGTAGAAGTAATAGTGTTATTTATGGAAAAACAATCAAGTCGGGAAAATCAGCACATACCCTTTCAGCAGAAGAAATGCAAGCACTAGATAGAGCAAAAAATAAATCTTTAGATGAATACACAAAAATAGCATTATAG
- a CDS encoding class I SAM-dependent methyltransferase, which translates to MSFSNPTFMEIFIEKWLNNKIGVPVYNGYVKKLNLRGDEKVLEFGCGGGTCSKLMAKRLLKKGFLTCVDTSPFWIKKAQERMKNYKNVEFLLGDIGTLHIKDHYYDIVSIHFVLHDIEEYLRQNIIDVLSSKLKRNGKLYIREPIKKSHGMPFEEIRMLMKKSGLSENDFKIDKRKYTGVFIK; encoded by the coding sequence GTGAGTTTTTCTAATCCTACGTTTATGGAAATTTTTATTGAAAAATGGCTTAATAATAAAATTGGTGTTCCAGTTTATAATGGGTATGTAAAAAAATTAAATTTAAGAGGAGATGAGAAAGTTCTCGAATTTGGATGTGGTGGAGGTACTTGTTCAAAGCTTATGGCAAAAAGACTATTAAAAAAAGGATTTCTGACATGTGTTGATACATCGCCATTTTGGATTAAAAAAGCCCAAGAGAGGATGAAAAATTATAAAAATGTAGAATTTTTATTAGGAGATATAGGAACCCTTCACATCAAAGATCATTATTATGATATTGTATCTATTCATTTTGTATTACACGATATTGAAGAATATTTAAGACAAAATATAATTGATGTATTATCTAGTAAATTAAAAAGAAATGGAAAACTCTATATTCGAGAACCGATAAAGAAAAGTCATGGAATGCCTTTTGAAGAAATACGAATGCTAATGAAAAAAAGTGGATTAAGCGAAAATGATTTTAAAATAGATAAAAGAAAATATACAGGTGTATTTATCAAATAG
- a CDS encoding MarR family winged helix-turn-helix transcriptional regulator, with protein sequence MTTNSPKNIKEKIDSEDIQILDEIYHSILYSLQKKKTKLFSEKLKDVTTIEISILEIIEKKPDVILKEIVEILGVPSSTLTNAINRLEKRNYVKRVISKRDRRSYGLELTGEGKIAQIEHKRGEKNLWEGILDPLDTKEERTNFLKSLKKIADSLQ encoded by the coding sequence ATGACTACAAATTCTCCAAAAAATATAAAAGAAAAAATAGATTCAGAGGATATACAGATTCTAGATGAAATTTATCATAGTATACTGTATTCCCTTCAAAAGAAAAAAACAAAATTATTTTCTGAAAAACTTAAAGATGTTACGACTATAGAAATAAGTATACTAGAAATCATTGAAAAAAAGCCTGATGTTATATTAAAAGAAATTGTTGAAATATTAGGAGTTCCAAGTAGTACTTTAACGAATGCTATTAATCGTTTAGAAAAAAGGAATTATGTAAAAAGAGTAATAAGTAAAAGAGATCGTAGGTCTTATGGATTAGAATTAACAGGAGAAGGAAAGATAGCACAGATAGAACATAAAAGAGGAGAAAAAAATTTATGGGAAGGAATACTTGACCCACTAGATACAAAAGAAGAACGAACTAACTTTTTGAAGTCTTTAAAAAAAATAGCAGATAGCTTGCAATAA
- a CDS encoding YkuS family protein: MPKVVAIQDHLKGIGKELEARGYEVVHENYDGYVDAILYNSDDSKLSYLGNFDNVIDMDKGAMVINTKNKSINEIIYAIEKRAYESLF, encoded by the coding sequence ATGCCAAAGGTAGTAGCTATACAGGATCATCTAAAGGGGATAGGGAAAGAATTAGAAGCAAGAGGATATGAAGTTGTACATGAAAACTATGATGGATATGTAGATGCTATTCTTTATAATAGTGATGATAGCAAATTAAGTTACTTAGGCAATTTTGATAATGTTATTGATATGGACAAAGGAGCTATGGTAATCAATACAAAAAATAAAAGTATTAATGAAATTATATATGCTATAGAAAAGAGAGCCTATGAATCTTTATTTTAA
- a CDS encoding aminotransferase class V-fold PLP-dependent enzyme, producing the protein MIYLDNAATTYPKAESVYVAMDKCMREYGANPGRSGHKLALEAGRAIYKTRELICKLFNIDNPMQIIFTCNATDSLNLALKGILKSGDHVITTSMEHNSMIRPIVTLKKLGIEHTVIQCDKKGIIDPKIIEKEIKENTKLIATTHASNVAGTLMPIEEIGKIAKKNKVLYLVDAAQTAGVYNIDVEKMNIDLLAVPGHKGLLGPQGTGILYIREGVDLQQMKEGGTGSKSELLTQPEIIPDRYESGTPNTPGIVGLGAGIEFILKEGIEKIQKHEEELTEYMLSELQKLDKIRIYGPVNAKKQAAVISINIGEEDSSEVSYILDKVFNIAVRSGLHCAPMAHKTMGTFEQGTVRFSLGYFNTKEEVKKAVEALKKICDELENE; encoded by the coding sequence GTGATTTATTTAGATAATGCTGCAACAACTTATCCTAAAGCAGAAAGTGTATATGTAGCTATGGATAAATGTATGAGAGAATATGGGGCAAATCCTGGAAGGTCTGGACATAAATTAGCTTTAGAAGCAGGAAGAGCAATTTATAAGACAAGAGAATTGATTTGTAAATTATTTAACATTGATAATCCAATGCAGATTATTTTTACATGTAATGCTACTGATTCATTAAACTTAGCTCTAAAGGGAATACTAAAATCAGGTGATCATGTGATCACAACAAGTATGGAACATAATTCTATGATTAGACCCATCGTTACCCTTAAAAAATTAGGGATAGAACATACAGTTATTCAATGTGATAAAAAGGGAATAATTGATCCCAAGATAATAGAAAAGGAAATAAAAGAGAATACAAAATTAATTGCTACAACCCATGCATCCAATGTAGCAGGAACACTCATGCCCATAGAGGAAATCGGTAAAATTGCAAAGAAAAATAAAGTATTATATTTAGTAGATGCTGCTCAAACAGCAGGAGTATACAATATAGATGTAGAGAAGATGAATATAGACCTACTTGCAGTTCCAGGACATAAAGGACTTTTAGGACCTCAAGGAACAGGAATTCTTTATATAAGAGAAGGGGTAGATCTTCAGCAAATGAAAGAAGGCGGAACAGGAAGTAAATCGGAGCTTCTCACACAGCCAGAGATCATTCCAGATAGATATGAAAGTGGTACACCAAATACTCCGGGAATTGTAGGATTAGGAGCAGGCATTGAATTTATTTTAAAAGAGGGAATAGAAAAAATTCAAAAACATGAAGAAGAACTAACAGAATATATGCTTTCAGAACTACAAAAACTTGATAAAATACGTATATATGGTCCTGTGAATGCTAAAAAACAAGCAGCCGTAATATCTATCAATATTGGTGAGGAAGATTCATCAGAAGTAAGTTATATATTAGATAAAGTATTTAATATAGCTGTTCGTTCGGGACTTCACTGTGCACCTATGGCTCACAAAACAATGGGAACCTTTGAGCAGGGAACAGTAAGGTTTAGCTTAGGCTATTTTAATACAAAGGAAGAGGTAAAAAAAGCAGTAGAAGCTTTAAAGAAAATCTGTGATGAATTAGAAAATGAATAG
- a CDS encoding diacylglycerol/lipid kinase family protein has translation MDILFIVNPVAGKGNCDFVIGKIKEQMDFFHIPYKIKLTTRKNEAEEIAKDAVIKGYEKIVAVGGDGTIYEVVNGMIGSSASLGVIPSGTGNDFVRTVGIPNDLEKALNVIAYGKKVQIDCGKVNDRYFVNVASIGLDAEIVKETENIKKYLSGSWAYMGGLLKTLFSYKHKRVNMNIDGSKKNKNITLVAVANGKYYGGGMKIAPMADIKDGDFQVCIVDKISKFKLMRVFPKIFSGEHVHYDEVDMHKGKQVKIKSDEHLSINLDGDIIGKSFNVYFQMVPEGLKVLVPQDNIM, from the coding sequence ATGGACATATTATTTATTGTAAATCCAGTAGCAGGAAAAGGAAATTGTGATTTTGTTATAGGAAAGATTAAAGAGCAGATGGATTTTTTTCATATACCTTATAAAATTAAATTGACTACTCGAAAGAATGAAGCAGAAGAAATAGCAAAAGATGCAGTCATAAAAGGATATGAAAAAATTGTAGCAGTAGGTGGAGATGGAACCATTTATGAAGTTGTAAATGGCATGATAGGTTCTAGTGCTTCTTTGGGTGTAATACCATCTGGTACAGGAAATGATTTTGTGAGAACCGTAGGGATCCCCAATGATTTAGAGAAAGCTCTAAACGTAATTGCCTATGGGAAAAAAGTACAGATTGATTGTGGAAAGGTCAATGATCGATATTTTGTAAATGTTGCAAGTATAGGACTCGATGCAGAAATTGTAAAAGAAACAGAAAATATTAAAAAGTATCTCTCTGGTTCATGGGCTTATATGGGAGGATTATTAAAGACCCTTTTTTCTTATAAACATAAAAGAGTGAACATGAATATTGATGGGAGCAAGAAAAATAAAAATATTACGCTAGTAGCAGTAGCCAATGGGAAATATTATGGTGGTGGAATGAAAATTGCTCCCATGGCAGATATAAAAGATGGTGATTTTCAAGTTTGTATTGTAGATAAAATTTCAAAGTTCAAGCTTATGAGAGTATTTCCTAAAATATTTTCAGGCGAGCATGTCCACTATGATGAAGTAGATATGCATAAAGGAAAACAGGTAAAAATAAAAAGTGATGAACACTTATCTATTAATTTAGATGGAGATATTATAGGAAAAAGTTTTAATGTGTATTTTCAAATGGTTCCAGAAGGGCTGAAAGTTCTTGTACCACAGGATAATATTATGTAA
- a CDS encoding TspO/MBR family protein, producing the protein MFKVKGKKNLLALIVCIFIPELTGILSGFLTRDSYGKYQNLIQPDFVPPSWIFPIAWIILYLLMGIASYRIWMLGAEKRQVKNALFYYGLQLLFNFFWSILFFGVGLRGLALIELLVLLMLIIITFVKFYKLDKTAGYLMIPYILWVAFAAILNFSIWQLNK; encoded by the coding sequence ATGTTTAAAGTAAAAGGAAAGAAAAATTTATTGGCTTTAATTGTGTGTATATTCATACCAGAGCTTACAGGGATTTTAAGTGGATTTTTAACAAGAGATTCTTATGGAAAATATCAAAACTTGATACAACCTGACTTTGTTCCTCCATCATGGATTTTTCCAATTGCTTGGATCATTCTTTATTTATTAATGGGTATTGCTAGTTATAGAATTTGGATGCTGGGAGCAGAAAAGAGACAGGTGAAAAATGCTTTGTTTTACTATGGGCTACAGCTACTATTTAATTTCTTTTGGTCTATTCTTTTCTTTGGGGTAGGATTAAGAGGACTAGCATTGATTGAGTTATTAGTACTATTGATGCTCATTATTATAACCTTTGTGAAATTCTATAAATTAGATAAGACAGCGGGATATTTAATGATTCCATATATATTGTGGGTAGCTTTTGCAGCTATTTTGAATTTTTCTATTTGGCAGCTGAATAAATAA
- a CDS encoding GntR family transcriptional regulator, with the protein MNIIISNASQDPIYEQIAKQIKSLILKGELEPGKMLPSIRSLAKELQISVITSKRAYEELEKEGFIETVAGKGSFVAHQNKDLLKEQRLRIIEEKLTDVVEESKVLNINLEELKEMLTLLYEE; encoded by the coding sequence ATGAATATAATTATTTCCAATGCATCACAAGATCCAATCTATGAACAAATTGCAAAACAAATAAAAAGTCTTATTTTAAAAGGTGAACTAGAACCTGGAAAAATGCTTCCTTCCATAAGAAGCCTGGCAAAAGAACTACAAATTAGTGTCATTACTTCAAAAAGAGCCTATGAAGAGCTTGAAAAGGAAGGATTTATTGAAACCGTTGCTGGTAAAGGTTCCTTTGTAGCTCATCAGAATAAAGACCTTTTGAAGGAACAACGTTTGAGAATTATTGAAGAAAAACTTACAGATGTTGTTGAAGAAAGTAAAGTATTAAATATTAATCTTGAAGAATTAAAAGAAATGCTTACCCTTTTATATGAAGAGTAA
- a CDS encoding metallophosphoesterase family protein, producing MKIGIISDTHIGKNMNKLIHFLDEHLKEVDMIIHAGDYKTSEAIKLLQKYKPFLGVWGNVDCNNVKKLLHEKEIIKVNNYHIGIYHGHGTNKTTIMRAYEAFQGFDVDIIVFGHSHQPIIQTKNKVLLLNPGSPIYKRKERWFSYIILQLEENNIDVQLKFWN from the coding sequence GTGAAAATAGGAATTATTTCAGATACACATATAGGAAAAAATATGAATAAATTAATACATTTCTTAGATGAGCATTTAAAAGAAGTAGATATGATTATTCATGCAGGAGACTACAAAACAAGTGAGGCTATAAAACTGTTACAGAAATATAAACCCTTTTTAGGGGTATGGGGAAATGTTGATTGCAATAATGTGAAAAAGTTGTTACATGAAAAAGAGATTATAAAAGTAAATAATTATCATATAGGTATTTATCATGGGCATGGTACAAATAAAACGACTATTATGAGAGCTTATGAGGCATTTCAAGGATTTGATGTAGATATTATTGTTTTTGGTCATAGTCATCAGCCAATCATTCAAACAAAAAATAAGGTGTTATTATTAAATCCAGGGTCTCCTATCTATAAAAGAAAAGAAAGATGGTTTTCATATATTATTTTGCAATTAGAAGAAAACAATATTGATGTACAATTAAAATTTTGGAATTAA
- the yyaC gene encoding spore protease YyaC — protein sequence MSTTNSLPKHSIDINSPMAVYDFNNKFTECLNNYFTDEYEDLVVMCIGTDRSTGDALGPLIGYKLKKSLRNHKNIFVHGTLENPVHAKNLSNSIDLVYKTYKKPFVIAIDACLGKSDRVGHITIGYGPLKPGAGVNKDLPSVGNMHITGVVNLGGFMEYMILQNTRLNLVMKMADAIADGIQYSIWKLLRKDTKEQYELN from the coding sequence ATGAGTACTACTAATTCATTGCCTAAACATTCAATTGATATAAACTCCCCCATGGCTGTCTATGATTTCAATAACAAATTTACTGAATGTCTAAACAATTATTTTACAGATGAATATGAAGATTTAGTTGTTATGTGCATTGGTACAGATCGGTCCACAGGAGATGCTTTAGGTCCTTTGATTGGGTATAAACTGAAAAAAAGCTTAAGAAATCATAAAAATATTTTTGTCCATGGCACCCTAGAAAATCCTGTTCATGCAAAAAATCTCAGTAATTCCATTGATCTTGTTTACAAAACCTATAAAAAACCTTTTGTCATTGCTATTGATGCATGTTTAGGAAAATCTGATAGAGTAGGACACATTACAATAGGTTATGGGCCTCTAAAGCCTGGTGCAGGTGTAAATAAAGATCTTCCTTCTGTAGGAAATATGCATATTACAGGTGTTGTTAACTTAGGTGGATTTATGGAGTATATGATCCTGCAAAACACAAGATTAAATCTTGTAATGAAAATGGCTGATGCCATTGCCGATGGCATTCAATATAGCATATGGAAGCTTTTAAGAAAAGACACAAAGGAGCAGTATGAACTAAACTAA
- a CDS encoding tetratricopeptide repeat protein: MKHITLKVKYSLVFILIIVIGFSSFYIFSPDIFYTIGKTYEKAGKHHIANTYYDKILKINPKSPLAAFTTERKFLKILSSKNFNFLTGFVSLSNGSSGMHGHKLSEADLEKLNDQYEKVINGSLDEDLRLKLCLDAALLNWFGGKPYKSIEILNTQSKSTDQMLLDYQKLYLSCMYLMTGDLEKIPSFVNEENIYTFSESLQNKASSVLAYYYLLLNNHQKFKQYVKEYDYKNYSSLSSEYKAYSKLLDIEMAIGEFERAIERNKSEPSYKGSIYGKMLIDDTPFPYQIIILKKHDDTGWSNNPWTNDYIAMSITDKNGDFSLTNIPSGVYTLLTYVPWPLVKEKNFRVDGPRFIDLKHHTHENVNMVFDPKLPIKKVIQDDNLLTFEFDKIKEADYYRLEMGEVYKDHGFDQVAYTYYSDIFTENHITIDVNKNREKMSGGISWGDKGINPHDVLGAFYHEGNYTYKITAFNKNGIIGDSFGIWPNSKYPTLFISGASYTKADELLMKQSYDEAIKCYENNLKQKPKNPHALRVLSRLYTLGYGPSHGFYEEEESGMDVKKAIYYTEKLVAVDPNKKLLQELGDLYMKNKEYYKALSLFQKIKPKDYSVYTSMAKIYKWRGDFDKALENYYASLEELDYGIDDILTIEMLRGNHEKLLSIAKLYDHQSEYIDYVDTIKDSLAYIKSSAYADFHKEMKDGNIEAGKEILISKKDPLTYFYQSLISLVEDTNRKAREKEYTSNYHKIIAKYSASHPLAKLLRILGKENFGSDFGE; encoded by the coding sequence ATGAAACATATTACATTAAAGGTGAAATATTCACTTGTTTTTATTTTAATTATTGTTATTGGTTTTTCGAGTTTTTATATTTTTTCTCCTGATATATTTTATACTATTGGAAAAACCTATGAAAAAGCAGGAAAGCATCATATTGCCAATACCTATTATGATAAAATTCTAAAAATCAATCCCAAAAGTCCATTAGCAGCCTTTACTACAGAACGAAAATTTTTAAAAATATTATCTAGTAAAAACTTTAACTTTTTAACAGGTTTTGTTTCTTTAAGTAATGGGAGTTCTGGAATGCATGGCCATAAACTTTCTGAAGCAGATTTAGAAAAGCTTAATGATCAATATGAAAAAGTCATCAACGGTTCTTTAGATGAAGATTTACGTTTAAAGCTTTGTCTTGATGCTGCTTTATTAAATTGGTTTGGGGGAAAGCCCTATAAATCTATTGAAATATTAAACACACAAAGTAAAAGTACAGATCAAATGCTTTTAGATTACCAAAAGCTATATTTATCTTGTATGTATCTTATGACTGGTGATCTAGAAAAAATACCATCCTTTGTGAATGAAGAAAATATTTATACCTTTAGTGAATCTCTACAGAACAAAGCTTCCTCTGTGTTAGCTTATTATTATTTGTTACTTAATAATCATCAAAAATTTAAGCAATATGTAAAAGAATATGATTATAAAAATTATTCTTCATTATCATCAGAATACAAAGCCTATTCAAAGCTTTTAGATATAGAAATGGCTATAGGAGAGTTTGAAAGAGCTATTGAAAGAAATAAATCTGAACCTTCTTATAAGGGATCTATTTATGGAAAAATGCTCATAGATGATACCCCATTTCCTTATCAAATCATTATCCTAAAAAAACATGATGATACTGGCTGGTCTAACAACCCTTGGACTAATGATTATATAGCTATGAGTATTACAGATAAAAATGGTGATTTTTCTCTTACAAATATTCCTTCTGGAGTTTATACCCTATTAACTTATGTTCCATGGCCTTTAGTAAAAGAAAAAAACTTTCGGGTGGATGGTCCAAGATTTATTGATTTAAAACATCATACACATGAAAATGTCAACATGGTTTTTGACCCAAAATTACCTATCAAAAAAGTGATTCAAGATGATAATTTGCTCACCTTTGAATTTGATAAAATAAAAGAAGCTGATTATTATCGATTAGAAATGGGAGAAGTTTATAAGGATCATGGTTTCGACCAAGTAGCCTATACTTATTATTCTGATATTTTTACTGAAAATCATATTACAATAGATGTGAATAAAAACAGGGAAAAAATGAGCGGTGGTATCAGCTGGGGTGATAAAGGGATCAATCCTCATGATGTGCTTGGTGCCTTCTATCATGAAGGAAATTATACTTATAAAATTACTGCCTTTAATAAAAATGGTATTATAGGAGATAGCTTTGGCATATGGCCAAATAGTAAATATCCCACTCTTTTTATTTCTGGTGCATCCTATACAAAGGCTGATGAGCTTCTTATGAAACAATCTTATGATGAAGCCATAAAGTGCTATGAAAACAATCTAAAACAAAAACCAAAGAATCCTCATGCACTTCGAGTATTATCAAGATTATATACCTTAGGATATGGCCCATCTCATGGTTTCTATGAAGAGGAAGAATCGGGTATGGATGTAAAAAAAGCAATCTATTATACAGAAAAATTAGTAGCAGTAGACCCTAATAAAAAGCTACTTCAAGAACTTGGTGATTTATATATGAAAAATAAAGAATATTATAAAGCATTATCTCTTTTTCAAAAAATAAAGCCCAAAGATTATTCTGTTTACACCTCTATGGCTAAAATCTATAAATGGAGAGGAGACTTTGATAAAGCTTTAGAAAATTATTATGCATCCTTAGAAGAATTAGATTATGGTATAGATGACATTCTAACTATTGAAATGTTAAGAGGAAATCATGAAAAGCTATTATCTATTGCAAAATTATATGACCATCAATCAGAATATATAGACTATGTAGATACGATTAAAGATTCTTTAGCGTATATAAAATCTTCAGCATATGCTGATTTTCATAAAGAAATGAAAGATGGAAATATAGAAGCAGGAAAGGAAATATTAATATCAAAAAAAGATCCCCTAACTTATTTCTATCAATCCTTAATATCCTTAGTAGAAGATACTAACAGAAAAGCTAGAGAAAAAGAATATACATCTAATTATCATAAGATTATAGCAAAATATTCTGCATCTCATCCATTAGCAAAGCTATTAAGAATTTTAGGTAAAGAAAATTTCGGATCAGATTTTGGAGAGTAG